In Dehalococcoidales bacterium, the sequence ACTATGTCGCCGGTGATGCACAATGCCGCCTTCCGCGAGACCGGCCTGGACTACGTCTATACGGCTTTCAGGGTCCGTAGCGAAGAACTGGGCGAGGCCATCGGAGGCATGCGTGCCCTGAATATCCGGGGGCTGAACGTTACC encodes:
- a CDS encoding shikimate dehydrogenase gives rise to the protein MSNAGISGKTKLCGVIGDPIEHTMSPVMHNAAFRETGLDYVYTAFRVRSEELGEAIGGMRALNIRGLNVT